The following proteins are co-located in the Clostridiales bacterium genome:
- a CDS encoding TetR/AcrR family transcriptional regulator, whose translation MMQYFVQCNLKRGSIKMVSITVIDLEQYGISLREEKYARTKIAILNLVLEKLEETSFDEIRIADVCREIGVSKRTFFNYFSSIHHVFFYLLQIWIIDTKNIVLQRHPVAGLESIRTAFEDLGRKFAKQPKAAFQIFSSIFNADVETAKIGRLTKAEAILWGFDAMVSEEIPMLGFRKMLICAIKNAKMAGELSDNFDLTTIEFSLNSILIGVPFTLKDVGFTNISAVYKTQLDILWRGLKNI comes from the coding sequence ATGATGCAATATTTCGTTCAATGCAATTTGAAAAGAGGAAGTATAAAAATGGTATCGATAACAGTGATTGATTTAGAGCAATACGGCATTTCGCTTCGTGAAGAAAAATATGCAAGAACAAAAATCGCCATCTTGAATTTGGTTTTGGAGAAACTTGAAGAAACATCCTTTGATGAGATCCGCATTGCCGATGTCTGCAGAGAAATAGGAGTGTCAAAAAGAACGTTCTTTAATTATTTCAGTTCGATCCATCACGTGTTTTTTTACTTGCTGCAGATTTGGATCATTGATACTAAAAATATCGTGCTGCAAAGGCATCCAGTCGCGGGATTGGAAAGCATTCGGACGGCATTCGAGGATCTAGGTAGAAAATTTGCCAAGCAGCCCAAAGCTGCATTTCAGATTTTTTCGAGTATTTTCAATGCCGATGTGGAGACTGCCAAGATAGGACGCTTGACCAAGGCCGAAGCAATTCTCTGGGGATTCGATGCAATGGTCTCCGAAGAAATTCCTATGCTGGGTTTTCGAAAAATGCTTATTTGTGCAATTAAAAACGCCAAGATGGCAGGTGAACTATCTGACAATTTCGATCTTACAACCATTGAATTCTCGCTGAACAGCATTTTGATCGGCGTTCCGTTTACTTTAAAGGATGTTGGCTTCACGAATATATCCGCTGTATACAAAACCCAATTGGATATTCTATGGCGCGGCTTGAAGAATATCTAA
- a CDS encoding CPBP family intramembrane metalloprotease, whose protein sequence is MARLEEYLILKRRIFMQTAKSLKPVSLLASVAIFGISFTLIFLALYVVIPSMMKIGISFMVGYLIFFYLPFVLIFFSAFLLLKAEGLKLSWPVIKSRYRLNKIDRKTWMWTAGLLVIWLVVLLFVQPPVGKTMAQIPFFAPPSYFPPEINPNLAPSANGMMFGMELAGKWWIIPVYFVGWFFNIFGEEFLFRGYLLPRQELAYGKYAWLIHGTMWGLWHLFWKWNIITLLITALSLSYVVQKTKNIYVGIIVHGSLNFIPLIMIVVNVIG, encoded by the coding sequence ATGGCGCGGCTTGAAGAATATCTAATTCTAAAAAGGAGGATATTTATGCAAACTGCAAAATCCTTAAAGCCTGTTTCTCTTTTGGCCTCGGTCGCAATCTTCGGAATCAGTTTCACCTTGATTTTTCTTGCGCTCTATGTCGTCATTCCAAGCATGATGAAGATTGGGATATCATTTATGGTCGGCTATCTCATTTTCTTTTACTTGCCATTTGTTTTAATTTTTTTCTCAGCTTTTTTGCTGCTCAAAGCTGAAGGTCTCAAGCTTTCATGGCCAGTCATTAAAAGCAGATACAGATTGAATAAAATCGATCGTAAAACCTGGATGTGGACTGCCGGACTGTTGGTTATCTGGCTGGTTGTGCTACTGTTTGTCCAGCCGCCAGTCGGTAAAACGATGGCGCAGATTCCATTTTTTGCGCCGCCCTCTTACTTTCCCCCTGAAATTAATCCGAATTTAGCTCCGTCAGCGAATGGTATGATGTTCGGAATGGAACTCGCCGGAAAGTGGTGGATTATTCCGGTTTACTTTGTCGGTTGGTTCTTTAACATTTTTGGTGAAGAATTTCTGTTCCGGGGATATTTGCTGCCGCGGCAAGAGCTAGCATACGGGAAATATGCATGGCTGATTCATGGAACTATGTGGGGTTTGTGGCATCTTTTCTGGAAATGGAATATCATTACTTTGCTGATCACAGCACTTTCGCTTTCGTATGTTGTACAAAAAACAAAAAACATCTATGTTGGTATCATTGTCCACGGATCATTGAATTTCATTCCATTGATTATGATCGTAGTAAATGTGATTGGTTGA